AAGAACGGGTTGTAAACCTAAACTAATACGATTGGTAGTTCTTGATGTGCTTTTTCCATCTGACTCTAAATATTTACCATTATCTGATATATGTAATAATGGTAAATCAGAGGCATAAGTATTATTTAATAATATAATCCCGGTAAGAATTCCTCCATATTTATTAATAAAATATTCAGAAGAATCTGCAAAACCAATTGTATTCTGAGGATAATTTGGAGGTATTCGCCCTTCACCATAATAAGCCGATTTTATCGTAGTGCTTTCTGGTTTAGCGTCTTTATCTGCAGGCAAGGAAGTAAACCAAACCGTTGTTGTTCCTTTTAAACCATTGGACAAAGGTCTAGAAAAAATGCCACCAACTATTAATGAAGAAGAGAATGTTACTTTATCTTTATTTACGCCTTCAGGACTTGATCTAGGAAAACTTTGATATGCCCTTAAAGAAACAATAGGTTGAAATATTTTTCCTTCTGATAATAAAAATTTACCAGAAAGAAATGCCGTTCCAACCCAGTCATCGTTTTGAAATAAAGAGGCTTTTCCGTTAGAATCATTTATTTGAATCCCATTATTATCTTTTGCAGTTGTATAAACAGATTCTTTATTTACTGAAAAGGATACTTGAAATACTTTAGATTCAAAACCAATTCCTTGAAGTTCAATTTGATCAAATGGATTTGATACCTGAAATAAATAAATGTTGTCAAATTCAAAAGTTCGTCTTCCCAACCATATTGAATTTTCATTATTATTATCTAAAGGAATATTTAGGTATAAATCTCTTAATTGAAATTCTCTTTCAGTATAACTTTTAGGGTAGAGATCATAGCGAAACTTTTTTTGCCAGTTGTAGTCTACTCTTGTATACAATGTAAAAGTATTTTTTAGATCTAATCCCAATCTCAATGAAATATCATCTGTATTAAATGCTGCTGAACTAGACGCTTGATTATCTAAGTTTTGGTTTGGAATATTCTTTATTTGAAGGTTTTCCCCAGCAGTTCTAAAATTCCCTTTCAATACACCACCATATAGCAGCTTCCAACGCTCTGATAATTCAAAACTTTCATCAGCATTGGCTGAAGAGAATTGAGTAACTAAAAATGCTGTAAAAATCACATTTCTGAACATTTTTCCCAATTTAAATATTCTCTTTAAATAATAATGATTTATAAAAAACAAATTGATTTATCCTACTATAGTATATGATGTTACTCAAAATACTCTATCAAGCCCCCCTTGACCGAGTAAGTTCAGATACTATGCTTATACAGAAACAATCTTCAACCATGCAAGGTTGGCCTCTTTTAGAAAGGTTTTTTTAAATGATTGCAAAAATTCAAGAAATTATAGAACAACAAATTCGTCCCGCTCTTCAATCCGATGGCGGAGATATTGAACTCATTGACGTAGAAGACGGAATTGTAAAAGTTAGACTCGTAGGGGCTTGTTCTCATTGCCCTTCTAGCGCTATGACTTTGTATCAAGGTGTTGAAAAAATGCTTATGGACAAAGTCCCTGAAGTTAAGGGCATAGAGCAGGTCTGGTAAAAAATGACAATAAAATCAAATACAATTAGTTTGGAGGCGGTTCAAAATTTGGAACACGCCTTGAGTTCTTCTATTTTAAATCAGCTTGGAGATTTTTTTTGGAAAGATCGGGTTCATTCCATTGAAAACGACTCAGGAAAATTAAAAATCCGCTTTTACTCAGATGGACTGAATTTATCGGCTAAAACTGAGATAGAGACGTTTATCCGAAACCAGCTGAAAGAAGATACAAGTGAAAGTGAGTTTTCAATCTACTTTGAAAGAAAAGAAAAATCCGCTTCGTCTACTCCAGCATCAAAACCAAATGAAAATCACACGAATCATAGCCATAGTCCTCAAAATTCAGCCGCAAAACCCGCCCCTGATATGAAACCTCCATCTGGTAAGAAACCTATCCAGGGAGTTAAAAGAATTATTGCTGTCGCAAGTGGGAAAGGTGGAGTTGGGAAAAGCACGGTTAGTGTGAATTTAGCTATTGGATTACATAATCAAGGTTACAAAGTTGGTATTTTAGACGCCGATATTTATGGACCAAGCGTTCCAACAATGCTTAATTTACATCAAGATCCTCTTGTAAATGAAAATAATAAAATTATTCCACCAGAGGCCCATGGCTTAAAAGTAATGTCTTTTGGTTTTTTTGCTCCTGAAGAAACGGCAGTTATTTGGCGCGGTCCCATGATAATGAAAGCTCTTCAACAATTTTTTTGGGATGTCGACTGGGGAAATTTAGACTTTTTAATTATTGATTTACCTCCAGGTACGGGTGACGCTCAATTAACTCTTGTTCAAAGTATTCCAATTACAGGCGCAGTCATTGTAACAACTCCACAAAATGTAGCTCTGCTTGATGCTGTTAAAGGAATTGCCATGTTCCGCAAGACAGATGTTCCTATAATTGGTGTCGTTGAAAACATGTCTACCTTTACTTGCCCATCCTGCGGAACAGAATCTCATATTTTTGGATCAGGAGGAGCAGAAAGAATTTCAGGAAAATTTGAAGTACCACTACTTGGCCACATTCCTCTTATTTCCGAAATTCGTGAAGCAGGAGACTTAGGTTCTCCTTTAACTACAAAACAAAATAATCAAGTTCGTATTCGTTTTGCAGAAATTGCAGAAAAAGTAGTTAAAAATGCTGTTTCCTTAGAGAATTTAAAAAAATAATATTTAGCTTTTGTTTTTATCACTCTAATAAATTTGAATGATAAAAACGTTTTCATTATTTCTTATTATTTATGTGTTCCATAATAATTCTTTTCAAGATTGAGTTCATCAACTACTAATCTTGCAATATCATTAATAATCGATATATTTACTGTAAATGTTGTACTTTTATTAATTTCAATTGAATTATTTATTGAATAAACACCAGTCATAATAGCTGATATTATTAAATGAGTATAATTTGTTTTTATTGTTTTTAGATTAAATAAGGAAAGATATGAATTTAATGCACTGTCTACTGATGCATGTTGTTTAGGGCTATACATAAGCCAACATTCTTGATTATCATCCACCCATTTTTTTAATTTACTTGGCGGTAAAGAATTGTATTTTTGAGCATACATTACATCAGTAACTATTTTTGTTTTTCTAAAATAATTATATTTGTATAATTCGCTATAATTATGTCCTGAATTACCTAATGATTTTATATTTACTATTTTAAAATTTTGATATTCTGGAAAATATCCTACAAATTTATCCGTAGGAATTACATTAGTATCAATTGTATAGCCACCTTTATAGTATGTAACACAAAGTGACATGAGATCTTTTATTGTAATATAATATTTAACTCTATTCGTATAATCTAACTTTGCTTCTAAAAGCAATGAGTCAATAATTTTTAATTCCTTTTACTTTTACAAATTGATATTTCTTAAAGACAAAAGAATAAAATTTTTCATATTCATCTAAACACCAAAAATAAACAGTAGTTTGTATTTTATTTTTTTGTAATAAATTAAGCATTTTTATCACACCACTTACATCATGATTTTTCGCCTCTAAGGAGTATATTTCTGAAGAAGGTGGACCTATCCAAATATAGTTAATTATCGTCATATCATCTTCTTTACTAAGTTAAGAAAAAAATTATTTTTGGTAATATTTATCTATATTTATACTTATTAAATATAATTATTGACAAAATTAAACATTAAATTAGCATGAAATGATTAAATTTCAATTAAAATTTTTGTCATATTTTAAATTATTTATTTAATAATTAATTAAATTGTTACATAAAAATTATAACTATATTTTAAATAATAAAAACAAAACAAATGAATTACAAATTATTTATTTTTTTAATTATGAAATTTCCTAAATTTGACAAAAACGGATATATGCCTTACTTATTCTAGATTAAGAGGTTCAATGCTATGGAAAAAAATACTTATCCCGCTCTGGATGTCTTCATGACCGACTGATTTGTAATATTTTTCTGCTGCTTTAACTGAAAAGAAAGTATGGCTTCAAAAAGCCTTTTAGATAAACTAGGGCTTTCAAATTCGACCCCTAAACACCATTCTCCAGACTCCGAGCTCGTCCACGCAACTTTTCCAGTCATCGATTGAATTCTATCCCCCAGCTCTTTTTCTGTCATTTTTTTCTTTGTTACCGCAGACAATGTAGATAATGCGGGGGCATTTTTTTGTGAGGTTTTACTTTTCGGAGCTTCAGAAACTACCGACTTCCCTGTTCCTTTTTTCTTTGGAGAGTCTTCTGAAAGCAAATTGTTTTCATTTTCCATTTCATTTGAAACAAAAACAACCTTAGTCATTTCAACCATTTTTCCATTTTCAATATCTGATGGGGAAGGTAATTTTAAAATAACAGAACTACCTGAAGATATAAATTCCATGCTTGCTAATAAATGATTCCAATCCGTTAAACCTGTTTTATTGTTCTTACTTGGTTTCAACTTAACACCACTCAATGAACAATCCTCAACAACTCCACAAAAATAAATAGGAATCGACTTTTGAATTTCTTTTTTGGTAGCTATTTTCTTAACTACTTTACCACCTTTTGGAGACTTTTTATCTAAATCTTTGGATGCTTCTTTTTTTAGTTTTTGTGGAGTTATAATTTGCTGATAGGCTTCCAAGCTTTCATTTTCTAAAATAATCTCTGCAAATACAGGTAAATTACAAGCAATTCTTTTTTGCGTTCTAATTTTACCATCACAAAACCTTTGCACAACAGCAATAACCACTTCGGGATTTACTGGTTTTTTTAGCCAACTTTGGCAGTCAGGATACTGTTTTAGCGTTGTTTCAATAGAAGAAGACACTTCTGGGCGATCAAAAGCAGTGATAAGAACAGGGGTGCTATAAAGCTTTTTTAGCCGTGCCGCAGTTTGGGCTCCATCAGCATCAGGCAAGTCGTAATCAATCACATAAGCATCTACGCCCTCATTATTTTTTGCTATCTC
The genomic region above belongs to Silvanigrella paludirubra and contains:
- a CDS encoding Mrp/NBP35 family ATP-binding protein, which produces MTIKSNTISLEAVQNLEHALSSSILNQLGDFFWKDRVHSIENDSGKLKIRFYSDGLNLSAKTEIETFIRNQLKEDTSESEFSIYFERKEKSASSTPASKPNENHTNHSHSPQNSAAKPAPDMKPPSGKKPIQGVKRIIAVASGKGGVGKSTVSVNLAIGLHNQGYKVGILDADIYGPSVPTMLNLHQDPLVNENNKIIPPEAHGLKVMSFGFFAPEETAVIWRGPMIMKALQQFFWDVDWGNLDFLIIDLPPGTGDAQLTLVQSIPITGAVIVTTPQNVALLDAVKGIAMFRKTDVPIIGVVENMSTFTCPSCGTESHIFGSGGAERISGKFEVPLLGHIPLISEIREAGDLGSPLTTKQNNQVRIRFAEIAEKVVKNAVSLENLKK
- a CDS encoding response regulator, translated to MQRHSWENKVKKILIADASKASLVMTSEVFKDHYPGVQVLVARTSAEALEIAKNNEGVDAYVIDYDLPDADGAQTAARLKKLYSTPVLITAFDRPEVSSSIETTLKQYPDCQSWLKKPVNPEVVIAVVQRFCDGKIRTQKRIACNLPVFAEIILENESLEAYQQIITPQKLKKEASKDLDKKSPKGGKVVKKIATKKEIQKSIPIYFCGVVEDCSLSGVKLKPSKNNKTGLTDWNHLLASMEFISSGSSVILKLPSPSDIENGKMVEMTKVVFVSNEMENENNLLSEDSPKKKGTGKSVVSEAPKSKTSQKNAPALSTLSAVTKKKMTEKELGDRIQSMTGKVAWTSSESGEWCLGVEFESPSLSKRLFEAILSFQLKQQKNITNQSVMKTSRAG
- a CDS encoding NifU family protein, producing the protein MIAKIQEIIEQQIRPALQSDGGDIELIDVEDGIVKVRLVGACSHCPSSAMTLYQGVEKMLMDKVPEVKGIEQVW